From Hirundo rustica isolate bHirRus1 chromosome 19, bHirRus1.pri.v3, whole genome shotgun sequence, a single genomic window includes:
- the GEMIN4 gene encoding gem-associated protein 4 translates to MEPAERGAAMAPSCPAGPWAVGEETAILHGGFLLAARLLQPRPLRELRKADWPRAGVPITDALREIGERCPSPLGLWKKEAVAIVWAKILLPAPPAAALEWGWKDDGFFSVGAMIPDVNHTALFELVKALGAPRLLVQLLLALPPDVCRGQLESLVEYISSETSPSDVRLFLDVWWEVMKHREGEEDATVSAFSALIHQHGAEPSLEDGLQPPKRFKGDPGNAPAAPGLPTVLLEGLKRIRGSVAQPRLRCYALANLAELLCQSAGLGPGHGPLPIAEHLARLSAVVSLWGSDTDSQHHPCGLGEKVREAERSVSLLSLTKPSREELFGGLDLLCSLLQDWGEELQDTLRAPEGLCFESYRLLDTLSTLGKGLDFLLETGNLGEGETRVVLELTQLTKDFLRDTGAGLKDLDTSLVSSVAMAIIAQRLDRHADTCSVFASENTWAFSKAWVECLVENKALFQTPELVLKLLETLVNFATSHHDKEARELQTQVTKAIVECYTELSLSDKNKVISGVLASWGGPGLSQNVQVVREGLQEDLNVTFNQITKSVSDEGLSRAVAAMARLTLLSPEATVKQLCHLAVVNLGAHQFLAQILCSFPALNFLESQEDAGRPRSLVLRCLEEAAWGKLSTAREEEQFLQFLAFLMQPGSATPLVSPAEVTKAFVLPYLKSDSPEIELSLQILSKVLGIPSSSEEHWIKSCHPFPLLLSLCKLLDGYTKYWHQPKEQLFPPLETKDLILDILCRLCELVGPETVPSSELWVQSLAWLHRKVASLDWTVGLHLKKLYGDHFKNEVPATLFEVCRLPEDQWTSQSRPAYGPGSGLLAWMECCCVSPALRDTMLALLAVNVDDPEEVNLFSKGFLVALIQVLPWCSQGEWKRLAPVVEQLLQRQVLHVPYTLEYVQHMPLLNLRPFACHLQLSVLFLRGFQLLCGSSCSAWLPPEAWLHVVQLYCASLTDLLASVRAAAAASPQPCAQELSFVCIQLFCHLLHVAAMLPAGEPLQCCGEPLLVLALEVLSQYEGSSRADASPCAALRRANEGHFLQSVTDNVGHEELRSTLLQKLSKLGARSER, encoded by the coding sequence ATGGAGCCGGCGGAGCGCGGGGCCGCCATGGCGCCCAGCTGCCCCGCGGGGCCGTGGGCCGTGGGCGAGGAGACGGCGATCCTGCACGGCGGCTTCCTGCTGGCCGCCCGCCTGCTGCAGCCGCGGCCGCTGCGGGAGCTGCGCAAAGCCGACTGGCCCCGCGCCGGCGTGCCCATCACCGACGCGCTGCGCGAGATCGGCGAGCGCTGCCCCTCGCCGCTGGGCCTCTGGAAGAAGGAGGCCGTGGCCATCGTCTGGGCCAAGATCCTGCTGCCCGCCCCTCCCGCCGCGGCGCTGGAGTGGGGCTGGAAGGACGACGGGTTCTTCTCGGTGGGCGCGATGATCCCCGATGTCAACCACACCGCCCTCTTCGAGCTGGTGAAGGCGCTGGGCGCGCCCCGGCTCttggtgcagctgctgctggcgcTGCCTCCGGATGTGTGCCGGGGACAGCTGGAGAGCTTGGTGGAGTACATCTCCAGCGAGACATCCCCGTCGGACGTCAGGCTCTTCTTGGACGTGTGGTGGGAGGTGATGAAacacagggagggagaggaggatgcGACGGTGTCTGCGTTCAGCGCTCTCATCCATCAGCACGGCGCTGAGCCCTCCCTGGAGGATGGTCTGCAGCCCCCAAAGAGGTTCAAGGGTGACCCTGGCAATGCCCCGGCTGCCCCTGGGCTGCCGACGGTGCTGCTGGAGGGTTTAAAGCGCATCCGAGGCAGCGTCGCCCAGCCCCGCCTGAGGTGCTACGCCCTGGCCAACCTGGCCGAGCTGCTGTGCCAGTCCGCTGGGCTGGGGCCAGGGCACGGCCCCCTGCCCATCGCAGAGCACCTGGCCAGGCTCAGCGCCGTGGTCAGCCTCTGGGGCAGTGACACTGACAGCCAGCACCACCCCTGCGGGCTGGGAGAGAaggtgagggaggcagagaGAAGCGTGAGCCTCCTGTCCCTGACCAAACCCTCTCGTGAGGAACTCTTTGGTGGCTTGGACTTGCTCTGCAGCTTGCTGCAGGactggggagaggagctgcaggacacTCTGAGGGCACCGGAGGGGCTCTGCTTCGAGAGCTACCGGCTCCTGGACACTCTGAGCACCCTTGGGAAGGGCCTGGATTTCCTCCTGGAGACTGGGAACCTAGGGGAGGGCGAGACACGGGTGGTGTTAGAGCTGACACAGCTcaccaaggactttctcagGGACACCGGTGCTGGCCTGAAGGATCTGGACACCAGCCTCGTGTCTTCAGTTGCCATGGCAATCATTGCACAAAGGCTGGACCGCCATGCAGACACCTGCTCTGTTTTTGCATCTGAAAACACCTGGGCCTTTTCAAAGGCCTGGGTCGAGTGCCTGGTGGAAAACAAAGCTCTGTTCCAGACCCCCGAGCTAGTTTTGAAGCTGCTGGAGACGCTGGTGAACTTTGCCACGTCCCACCATGACAAGGAGGCCCGAGAGCTGCAGACGCAAGTGACCAAAGCCATCGTGGAGTGTTACACTGAGCTTTCATTAAGTGACAAAAATAAAGTGATCTCGGGTGTCCTGGCATCCTGGGGTGGCCCAGGCCTGTCCCAGAACGTGCAGGTTGTCAGGGAGGGCCTCCAGGAGGACCTGAATGTGACTTTCAACCAGATCACAAAGAGCGTGTCTGACGAAggcctgagcagggctgtggctgccatGGCCAGGCTGACGCTGCTGTCCCCCGAGGCCACAGTGAAGCAGCTTTGTCATCTTGCTGTGGTCAACCTCGGAGCACACCAGTTCCTTGCCCAAatcctctgctccttcccagcactgAACTTCCTGGAGAGCCAGGAGGATGCAGGCAGGCCACGCAGCCTGGTGCTGAGATGTCTGGAGGAGGCAGCGTGGGGGAAGCTTTCCACGGCGAGGGAAGAGGAGCAGTTCCTTCAGTTCCTGGCCTTTCTCATGCAGCCAGGCTCGGCCACGCCGCTTGTGTCACCTGCAGAAGTGACCAAAGCCTTTGTCCTTCCCTATTTGAAGTCAGACTCCCCTGAGATTGAGCTGAGCCTGCAGATCCTCAGTAAGGTTTTGGGAATACCGTCCTCCTCAGAAGAGCACTGGATCAAGTCCTGCCACCCGTTCCCACTTCTCCTCAGCCTCTGCAAGCTTCTGGATGGCTACACCAAGTACTGGCACCAGCCTAaggagcagctcttccctcccctgGAGACCAAAGACCTGATTCTGGACATCCTCTGCCGGCTGTGCGAGCTGGTGGGCCCAGAGACCGTCCCCTCCTCGGAGCTGTGGGTGCAGTCGCTGGCCTGGCTCCACAGGAAGGTGGCATCACTGGACTGGACCGTGGGGCTCCATCTGAAGAAGCTTTATGGGGACCACTTCAAGAACGAGGTCCCAGCCACGCTGTTTGAGGTCTGCAGGCTCCCTGAGGACCAGTGGACATCCCAGTCCCGGCCAGCCTACGGGCCGGGCAGCGGGCTGCTGGCGTGGATGGAGTGCTGCTGCGTGTCCCCGGCGCTCAGGGACACCATGCTGGCCCTGCTCGCCGTCAACGTGGACGACCCCGAAGAGGTGAATCTCTTCAGCAAAGGCTTCCTGGTGGCCCTCATCCAGGTGCTGCCTTGGTGCAGCCAGGGCGAGTGGAAGCGTCTGGCGCCCGtggtggagcagctgctgcagaggcaggTGCTGCACGTGCCCTACACGCTGGAGTACGTGCAGCACATGCCCCTGCTCAACCTCCGCCCCTTCGCCTGCCACCTCCAGCTCTCCGTGCTCTTCCTGCGGggcttccagctcctctgcgGCTCCAGCTGCTCCGCCTGGCTGCCGCCGGAGGCCTGGCTGCACGTGGTGCAGCTCTACTGCGCCAGCCTCACCGACCTGCTGGCCTCCGTCAGAGCCGCGGCGGCGGCCTCGCCGCAGCCCTGCGCGCAGGAGCTGTCCTTCGTCTGCATCCAGCTCTTCTGCCACCTGCTGCACGTGGCTGCGATGCTGCCGGCCGGGGAGCCGCTGCAGTGCTGCGGGGAGCCGCTGCTGGTGCTGGCCCTGGAGGTGCTGTCGCAGTACGAGGGGTCCAGCCGGGCTGACGCGTCCCCCTGCGCCGCGCTGCGCAGAGCCAACGAGGGGCACTTCCTGCAGTCCGTCACGGACAACGTGGGGCACGAGGAGCTGCGCAGCACCCTCCTGCAGAAGCTCAGCAAGCTGGGAGCACGCTCAGAGCGCTGA
- the MRM3 gene encoding rRNA methyltransferase 3, mitochondrial, protein MAALGRAWRALLRPRGARREPGGRRGVRALRRSPVRVLQPRGPAESPAERPESPAERPQPPAAAERSAAAPGLWYEKAAPGDRRLGKVVTLAKSKKFRDNHGKVLLEGHRLIKDALEAGAVPQTLFFSTVGHLKLLPEAEIKRASLVKVKFEDIKTWSDLVTPQGLLGIFSKPDPAKMSYPAAQLASSLPLLLICDNIRDPGNLGTILRSAAGAGCEKVLLTKGCVDPWEPKVLRAGMGAHFRVPIIASLDWESVLTNLPAGIQVCVADNNDPDAPAGITAVPRAAGRAGSAPASPKTHVKPSPKAAPEHEDEEGAAGIPELAAQRYYEDWARAPVAVVIGGETHGLSPAALRLAASTGGKRLLIPVVPGVDSLNSAIAAGIVLFEGRRQLLCRHKQEDGRQKLPVPG, encoded by the exons ATGGCGGCGCTGGGCCGGGCGTGGCGGGCGCTGCTGAGGCcccgcggggcgcggcgggagccgggcgggcggcgcggggtGCGGGCGCTGCGGCGGAGCCCCGTGCGGGTGCTGCAGCCGCGGGGACCCGCGGAGAGCCCCGCGGAGCGGCCGGAGAGCCCCGCGGAACGGCCACAGCCGCCGGCCGCCGCGGAGCGCAGCGCGGCCGCGCCGGGGCTGTGGTACGAGAAGGCGGCGCCCGGGGATCGCAGGCTGGG AAAAGTGGTGACTCTCGCCAAGTCGAAGAAGTTTCGGGATAATCATGGGAAGGTTCTGCTGGAGGGGCACAGGCTGATCAAGGATGCActggaggcaggagctgtgccacaGACACTCTTCTTCAGCACCGTGGGGCACCTGAAGCTGCTGCCTGAGGCAGAGATAAAACGAGCCAGCTTGGTTAAGGTGAAGTTTGAAGACATCAAGACCTGGTCTGACCTCGTAACTCCTCAGGGGCTTCTAG GCATCTTTTCCAAGCCTGACCCTGCCAAGATGTCCTACCCTGCAGCTCAGCTCGCCAGCTCCCTGCCACTGCTCCTCATCTGCGACAACATCCGAGATCCAGGAAACCTGGGGACTATTCTGAgatctgcagcaggagcaggctgtgAGAAAGTGCTGCTCACCAAGG GCTGTGTGGATCCCTGGGAGCCAAAGGTGCTCCGTGCAGGCATGGGGGCTCATTTCCGTGTGCCCATCATCGCCAGCCTGGACTGGGAATCTGTTCTCACCAACCTCCCTGCCGGAATCCAGGTCTGCGTGGCCGACAACAACGACCCCGACGCTCCGGCCGGGATCACAGCCGTGCCAAGGgcggctggcagggctggctctgctcctgccagtcCGAAAACTCATGTGAAACCcagccccaaggctgctcctgagcacgaggatgaggagggagcagcaggaatcccagagctggctgcacagcGTTACTACGAGGACTGGGCACGGGCTCCAGTGGCCGTGGTGATCGGAGGGGAGACCCACGGGCTGAGTCCGGCCGCGCTTCGGCTGGCAGCCAGCACGGGCGGGAAGAGACTGCTCATTCCCGTGGTGCCAGGCGTGGACAGCTTGAACTCTGCCATTGCTGCTGGCATCGTGCTGTTcgagggcaggaggcagctgctgtgcaggcaCAAGCAGGAGGATGGCAGGCAGAAGTTGCCCGTGCCAGGCTGA
- the GLOD4 gene encoding glyoxalase domain-containing protein 4, translating to MAARRALHFVFKVGDRARTARFYRELLGMRVLRHEEFEEGCKATCNGPYDGKWSKTMVGYGPEDNHFVAELTYNYGIGEYRLGNDFLGITLVSSQAVSNAKKMGWPLKEVTSGVFETEAPGGYKFYLEDKEQLKQDPVWKVTLGVSDLQKSVSYWSGLLGMKIYEKDEEKQRALLGYADNQCKLELKAVGGAVDHGTAFGRIAFSCPKEELPNIEALMKKENQKILTPLVSLDTPGKATVQVVILADPDGHEICFVGDEAFRELSKVDPGGDKLLDDAMAADNSDKWFAEHNMKKVSA from the exons atggccGCCCGCAGGGCGCTGCACTTCGTCTTCAAAGTGGGAGACCGGGCCCGAACCGCGCGGTTCTaccgggagctgctgggcatGAGG GTGCTGCGGCACGAGGAGTTCGAGGAGGGCTGCAAGGCCACCTGCAACgg CCCTTATGATGGAAAATGGAGCAAGACCATGGTGGGCTATGGACCAGAGGACAATCACTTTGTGGCAGAGCTGACTTACAATTACGGCATTGGGGAATATCGCCTGGGCAACGACTTCCTG GGCATCACTCTGGTGTCCAGCCAGGCTGTGAGCAACGCCAAGAAGATGGGGTGGCCCCTCAAAGAAGTCACCTCTGGTGTCTTTGAAACTGAAGCCCCAGGAGGATACAAGTTCTACCTGGAAGACAAGGAGCAGCTCAAGCAAG ATCCCGTGTGGAAGGTGACCCTGGGTGTCTCAGACCTGCAGAAGTCTGTGAGCTACTGGTCTGGTTTGCTTGGGATGAAAATATACGAGAAGGACGAGGAGAAACAAAGGGCTTTGCTGGGCTACGCTGATAACCAG TGCAAGCTGGAGCTGAAGGCTGTTGGAGGAGCAGTGGATCACGGGACAGCGTTTGGACGCATCGCCTTCTCCTGTCCCAAAGAAGAG ctgCCAAACATTGAAGCCCTGATGAAAAAGGAGAACCAGAAAATTCTGACGCCTCTGGTCAGCTTGGACACGCCTGGCAAAGCCACGGTGCAAGTGGTTATTCTGGCTGATCCT GATGGCCATGAAATCTGCTTTGTGGGAGATGAAGCGTTCAGAGAGCTCTCCAAGGTGGACCCTGGTGGTGACAAGCTGTTGGACGAT GCCATGGCTGCAGACAACAGCGACAAGTGGTTTGCTGAGCACAACATGAAGAAGGTTTCAGCTTAG